The following proteins are co-located in the Maridesulfovibrio sp. genome:
- a CDS encoding phage tail tape measure protein produces the protein MDVFDVFATFSLLDNITGPLGNIRQGFTQTELAGGRLSESFGALTKSMLPFVLAAGLFLASFGPAIGVAANFEASVSSLGAISKASAADMQVMEQAALDLGASTAFSAAQVVQGQTELAKKGFNANQVVAAMPGLLDLAAATQSDLALASTVASGALKSFNMEASRTGEVADIIAAAATSSATDINGLEAAVANAGAVVSAAGGDFAELAAITGKLADVNISGAVAGTAIKTMYNRLQGPTGDAAKALTSLGIATKDANGNMLPIFDILGNLEGALAGMGSADKASFLKRIFGEEAVGSVTSLLNQGVDSAKAYADALRDSGGAAAEMAAKQLDNMNGALTILGSAWEGLQITIGSIFLPVLTPVIRGISSVVSWLNELAGNPVGKFIISFAAALAATVIAVGLFSAVMWAATVAAGALNLALLANPIVLIGAALVATAVLVMSYWTEIKEFFVGLAAYWTELANVFVNVGWKTALMGLWDGLSDGFKGFLGLMASVAITAVAIFVSPFAAVVAAIVGIVAGIVGAIVWHWDSISNFFTDLWAGIKESASTAFDVLADLFLNFTPLGLMIQGVQGIIDYFSTVDLSECGRKLWTTFTDGLKSMVSAPVETFKSGLQKLRNMLPFSDAKEGPLSTLTLSGKRLMETIAGGVGTGAGALADAVSTALDTPGKLINAGIGGLSVPMEMAEVAVDALSVPVDLVNRGLDEDPFFGKAPEPAMVGATPVEVSPITSKQAEKTSSRSSRSASKSNGITVNGGLTIHVAEVANLEGLVSELQNAVSQFDG, from the coding sequence ATGGACGTTTTTGATGTTTTCGCGACTTTCTCGCTTTTAGACAATATCACCGGACCGCTGGGAAATATCCGCCAAGGATTCACCCAGACGGAGCTGGCCGGTGGGCGTTTGTCTGAATCGTTTGGCGCGTTGACTAAATCCATGCTGCCTTTTGTTCTTGCTGCAGGACTGTTTTTAGCATCCTTCGGACCGGCTATAGGCGTGGCAGCCAACTTTGAAGCCTCGGTTTCAAGCCTCGGTGCTATCTCCAAAGCCAGTGCTGCAGACATGCAGGTAATGGAACAAGCCGCTCTTGATCTGGGTGCTTCCACTGCTTTCTCAGCAGCTCAGGTTGTCCAGGGGCAAACCGAGTTGGCTAAGAAAGGCTTCAACGCCAACCAGGTCGTTGCCGCCATGCCCGGTCTTCTTGATCTGGCTGCAGCAACTCAGTCTGATCTGGCTCTGGCTTCTACGGTCGCTTCCGGTGCTCTTAAATCTTTCAATATGGAAGCCAGCAGGACGGGTGAGGTAGCGGATATTATCGCGGCAGCCGCTACCAGCTCGGCTACAGATATTAATGGTCTTGAAGCTGCTGTGGCCAATGCCGGGGCGGTCGTAAGTGCTGCCGGGGGTGACTTTGCAGAACTGGCGGCCATTACCGGGAAGCTTGCCGATGTAAATATCAGCGGAGCTGTTGCCGGTACTGCGATTAAAACCATGTACAACCGGCTGCAAGGTCCGACCGGAGACGCAGCCAAGGCCCTGACCAGTCTGGGAATAGCGACCAAAGACGCAAATGGAAACATGTTGCCGATCTTCGATATCCTCGGAAATCTGGAAGGTGCTCTTGCCGGGATGGGCAGCGCGGACAAAGCTTCTTTCCTTAAGCGGATATTCGGTGAAGAGGCCGTAGGCTCTGTAACATCGCTTCTCAATCAGGGTGTTGATTCTGCAAAGGCTTACGCCGATGCCTTGCGAGATTCGGGCGGAGCTGCTGCGGAAATGGCAGCCAAGCAGCTCGATAACATGAACGGCGCATTGACCATCCTCGGCTCAGCCTGGGAAGGACTGCAGATAACCATCGGATCTATTTTCCTACCTGTCCTGACTCCTGTCATCAGAGGTATTTCCAGCGTGGTCAGTTGGCTTAACGAGCTGGCCGGTAATCCTGTAGGCAAATTTATTATCAGCTTTGCGGCCGCTCTCGCTGCCACAGTTATTGCTGTCGGTCTTTTCTCCGCTGTCATGTGGGCTGCTACCGTTGCAGCTGGAGCACTCAATCTTGCTTTGTTGGCCAACCCTATTGTTTTGATCGGTGCGGCTCTGGTGGCAACTGCTGTGCTGGTCATGTCATATTGGACAGAAATCAAAGAATTCTTTGTTGGACTGGCTGCTTACTGGACAGAGTTGGCCAACGTCTTTGTCAATGTCGGTTGGAAAACGGCTCTTATGGGGCTATGGGATGGACTTTCCGATGGCTTCAAGGGCTTCCTTGGGCTTATGGCCTCAGTGGCCATCACAGCCGTTGCAATTTTCGTCAGTCCTTTTGCCGCTGTGGTTGCTGCTATTGTAGGCATCGTTGCCGGTATTGTCGGTGCCATTGTCTGGCACTGGGATAGCATCAGCAATTTTTTTACTGACTTATGGGCTGGTATCAAAGAAAGCGCATCCACAGCATTCGATGTTCTGGCAGACCTGTTTCTCAATTTCACACCGCTGGGCCTGATGATTCAAGGCGTTCAGGGCATCATTGATTATTTTTCCACGGTCGATCTTTCCGAGTGCGGCCGCAAACTTTGGACCACGTTTACCGATGGCCTCAAGTCCATGGTTTCGGCTCCTGTTGAGACTTTCAAATCCGGGTTGCAGAAACTTCGCAACATGCTTCCATTTTCAGATGCCAAGGAAGGTCCGCTTTCAACTCTCACACTCAGCGGTAAGAGGTTGATGGAAACCATCGCCGGTGGCGTTGGAACCGGAGCCGGGGCGCTTGCTGATGCTGTAAGCACTGCTCTTGATACACCGGGCAAACTGATCAATGCCGGAATCGGGGGGTTGTCCGTACCGATGGAAATGGCAGAAGTTGCCGTTGATGCTCTCTCTGTGCCTGTTGATCTGGTCAACCGTGGGCTTGATGAAGATCCTTTCTTCGGCAAAGCGCCGGAGCCTGCAATGGTAGGTGCTACCCCTGTGGAAGTTTCTCCGATCACTTCCAAACAAGCCGAGAAGACTTCCTCCAGATCGTCTCGCAGCGCGTCCAAGTCCAACGGGATCACAGTCAACGGTGGGCTGACCATTCATGTTGCCGAAGTGGCAAATCTGGAAGGTCTTGTCAGTGAACTTCAAAACGCAGTGAGCCAGTTTGATGGTTGA